In a single window of the Novosphingobium sp. IK01 genome:
- a CDS encoding homocysteine S-methyltransferase family protein, with protein MSALVPSAARAAFLAQAAKRILITDGAFGTEIQNRKLTEADYAGNLGLTHDQKGNNDILALTRPDVPEAIHRAYFEAGADIAETNTFSANRISQADYGAEHLVREINVHSAQLARRVADEFAAKDGRPRFVAGAIGPTNKTLSLSPDVNDPGYREIDWDFLVEVYREQAEALVEGGADFILVETVFDTLNCKAAIMAIKKLEQQLGREVPIMLSMTLTDLSGRNLSGHTVEAFWYAVRHARPVTIGLNCSFGATQLRPHVKALSEIADTLIMIYPNAGLPNELGQYDEEPETTAGLVGEWAVAGQVNVLGGCCGSTPAHIGAMARKVASMHPRQIARPEPLTRLAGLEPFVMSK; from the coding sequence ATGAGCGCCCTTGTCCCCAGTGCAGCCCGCGCCGCCTTCCTCGCGCAGGCGGCCAAGCGCATCCTCATCACCGACGGCGCCTTTGGCACCGAGATCCAGAACCGCAAGCTGACCGAAGCCGACTATGCGGGCAATCTGGGCCTCACCCACGACCAGAAGGGCAACAACGACATCCTCGCCCTCACGCGCCCGGACGTGCCCGAGGCGATCCACCGCGCCTATTTCGAGGCCGGGGCCGACATTGCCGAGACCAACACGTTCTCGGCCAACAGGATCAGCCAGGCCGACTATGGCGCCGAGCATCTGGTGCGCGAGATCAACGTCCATTCCGCGCAGCTTGCCCGCCGCGTGGCCGATGAATTCGCCGCGAAGGATGGCCGTCCGCGCTTTGTCGCCGGGGCCATCGGGCCGACCAACAAGACGCTCTCGCTCTCGCCCGACGTCAACGATCCGGGCTATCGCGAGATCGACTGGGACTTCCTCGTCGAAGTCTATCGCGAGCAGGCCGAGGCTCTGGTCGAAGGCGGGGCGGACTTCATCCTCGTCGAGACGGTGTTCGACACGCTCAACTGCAAGGCCGCGATCATGGCCATCAAGAAGCTGGAACAGCAGCTGGGCCGCGAAGTGCCGATCATGCTCTCGATGACGCTGACCGACCTTTCGGGGCGCAATCTCTCAGGGCACACGGTCGAGGCGTTCTGGTATGCGGTGCGCCATGCGCGGCCCGTGACCATCGGGCTCAACTGCTCGTTCGGGGCCACCCAGCTGCGCCCCCACGTCAAGGCGCTCTCGGAAATCGCCGATACCCTGATCATGATCTACCCCAACGCGGGCCTGCCCAACGAACTGGGCCAGTACGACGAGGAACCCGAAACGACGGCGGGGCTGGTCGGCGAATGGGCCGTGGCCGGACAGGTCAACGTGCTGGGCGGCTGCTGTGGATCGACGCCCGCCCATATCGGCGCGATGGCCCGCAAGGTTGCCTCGATGCACCCGCGCCAGATCGCCCGGCCCGAGCCGCTTACCCGCCTTGCCGGCCTCGAACCTTTTGTGATGAGCAAGTGA